One segment of Halanaerobiaceae bacterium ANBcell28 DNA contains the following:
- the waaC gene encoding lipopolysaccharide heptosyltransferase I — protein MYFLYNILLLILILIYLPILLYKSLRSSNFIEFKEKLGFFTRDFYSNLEGKKVIWLHAASVGETLLAKQIINEISKEYPRYAIILSTITDTGNEIARDSIENLDALIYMPLDSPFFLNRIIKRIKPELLILVETELWPNLIKKADKNAASIIVLNGRISDNSFNKYLKFKPFIKKVLSNIDSFYMQSKLDMDRILALGADEKKVLVSGNIKYDRIIEKEMDKKRLYKALSITEETTVIVAGSTHANEESQLLKVYEKIKNNFPDTIMIIAPRYIERSDEIIGICNSYGIAAQKWTEAINSNSSDKRDVFLVDTFGELAALYQIATLVFVGGSLVSKGGHNILEAAAFGKAVIVGPHMFNFKEDLRYFKEADALIQVSDIDELEEEFMYYLKNKSQAKELGLRAKKLIKKNQGALQKSMQGVNKILHANLKILLVRLSAIGDVIHALPAAYNVREKYPDAEITWLVEEKAAGIVKLNPYIDHVLVMPKCKWSKMFKTHKRKTIKEVFTYLNNLKSYEFDIVIDMHSILKSALPTGMTRAVKRFGSANGKEASTLFYNRKIEVPSNIRHKIDRNLYLLEKALGLSSDKIEFAIIPGVQESKKVDELLKENSLIDKKYIVINPFTTWESKDWPLERYIVLAKRIKEELKCEVIFTGGPADRSMIDSAIESLGIKTYNLAGKTNLGELAELYKRAELYIGGDTGPMHLAVALSLPVVVIMGPTDPDEFGPYGYDNTVLRDESIDCLACWKRKCPHEHQCMANISVEQVFNESKKYLIERL, from the coding sequence TTGTATTTCCTTTATAATATTTTATTATTAATATTAATATTAATTTATCTCCCTATTTTATTATATAAATCACTAAGATCTTCTAATTTTATTGAGTTTAAAGAAAAGTTAGGTTTTTTTACTAGGGATTTTTATAGTAATTTAGAAGGAAAGAAGGTAATTTGGCTACATGCAGCATCTGTCGGAGAAACCTTATTAGCTAAACAAATTATAAATGAAATTTCCAAAGAGTATCCTCGATATGCAATTATCCTTTCTACTATAACAGATACAGGTAATGAAATAGCGAGAGATAGTATTGAAAATCTAGATGCTTTGATATATATGCCTTTGGATTCACCTTTTTTTCTAAACAGAATTATAAAGAGAATTAAGCCTGAACTCTTAATATTGGTGGAGACAGAACTATGGCCAAATTTAATTAAAAAAGCAGATAAAAATGCTGCGTCTATTATTGTTCTTAATGGTAGAATCAGTGATAATAGTTTTAATAAATATTTAAAGTTTAAACCTTTTATTAAAAAAGTCTTATCTAATATTGATTCTTTTTATATGCAGTCAAAATTGGACATGGATCGTATTTTGGCCTTAGGAGCTGATGAAAAAAAAGTACTTGTATCAGGCAATATAAAATATGATAGAATTATAGAAAAAGAAATGGATAAAAAAAGATTATATAAGGCACTAAGTATTACTGAAGAAACAACCGTCATAGTAGCAGGAAGTACACATGCTAATGAAGAAAGTCAATTATTAAAGGTGTATGAAAAAATAAAAAATAACTTCCCTGATACAATTATGATAATTGCTCCTAGGTATATAGAACGTTCGGATGAAATTATAGGAATATGTAATTCTTACGGTATAGCTGCCCAAAAATGGACAGAAGCAATTAACAGTAATTCGTCTGATAAAAGAGATGTTTTTCTTGTTGATACATTTGGTGAACTTGCAGCTTTATATCAGATAGCAACTCTTGTTTTTGTTGGTGGCAGTTTAGTATCAAAAGGTGGACATAATATATTGGAAGCAGCTGCTTTTGGGAAAGCTGTTATTGTAGGACCACATATGTTTAATTTTAAGGAAGATCTACGTTATTTCAAGGAAGCTGATGCTTTAATACAGGTTTCAGACATTGATGAATTAGAAGAAGAATTTATGTATTATCTTAAGAACAAAAGCCAGGCGAAAGAACTTGGGTTACGGGCTAAAAAATTAATTAAAAAAAATCAAGGAGCACTACAAAAAAGTATGCAGGGAGTTAATAAAATATTGCATGCTAATTTGAAAATATTGTTAGTTCGATTAAGTGCAATAGGTGATGTAATACATGCTTTACCTGCTGCTTATAATGTAAGGGAAAAATATCCTGATGCAGAAATAACTTGGTTAGTTGAAGAAAAAGCAGCTGGGATAGTAAAATTAAACCCATATATTGATCATGTACTTGTAATGCCTAAGTGTAAATGGAGCAAAATGTTTAAGACTCATAAGCGGAAAACTATTAAAGAAGTTTTTACTTATTTAAATAATTTAAAATCTTATGAGTTTGATATAGTAATAGATATGCATAGTATATTGAAAAGTGCATTACCTACTGGAATGACCAGAGCAGTTAAGCGTTTTGGTAGTGCTAATGGGAAAGAAGCTAGTACCTTATTTTATAATAGAAAGATAGAAGTTCCTTCTAATATAAGACATAAAATAGATAGAAATCTTTATTTGCTTGAAAAGGCTTTAGGCTTAAGCAGTGATAAAATAGAATTTGCCATTATACCAGGTGTTCAAGAGAGCAAAAAAGTTGATGAATTACTTAAAGAAAATTCATTAATAGATAAAAAATATATAGTTATTAATCCTTTTACAACATGGGAAAGCAAAGACTGGCCATTAGAACGTTATATAGTATTAGCTAAAAGGATAAAAGAAGAGCTGAAATGTGAAGTTATATTTACAGGCGGTCCAGCTGATAGAAGTATGATTGATAGTGCTATAGAGAGTCTGGGAATTAAAACATATAATCTCGCAGGAAAGACGAATTTAGGGGAACTAGCAGAATTATATAAAAGAGCAGAATTGTATATTGGTGGGGATACAGGACCGATGCATTTAGCTGTTGCTCTTTCACTGCCTGTAGTAGTAATAATGGGACCAACAGACCCTGATGAATTTGGTCCTTATGGTTATGATAATACTGTTTTACGTGATGAAAGTATTGACTGCTTAGCTTGTTGGAAAAGAAAGTGTCCTCATGAACATCAATGTATGGCTAATATATCAGTTGAACAAGTTTTCAATGAAAGTAAAAAATATTTGATAGAAAGATTGTAG